The Roseovarius indicus genome has a segment encoding these proteins:
- a CDS encoding ABC transporter permease, with translation MSANPSEPPSDKDVGEPTLDSSGLPEHASADEMRESASRERREKLKMFLTNWQGVIGLVLVVMFFASAIFAPFFATHDPNALDIPARLSYPTLDHFAGTDQLGRDTYSRILYGGRVALKVAAIGVSISLVVGLILGMIAGYGPRWLDNFLLLMFDTVRAFPTIVLALATVALTGPSLAIVLTIVIVTSIPQYARVARTATMTLRNTDFIMAERSLGASTGRILMHHIMPNVVGPLLILAAMDVPVVVTVEAGLSFIGLGVLPPTASWGTILNEGYLVIRDTPWMVVAGGIPLILTTLGFTFLGEALRDVFDPRMGKGR, from the coding sequence GTGTCCGCGAATCCCTCTGAGCCCCCCTCCGACAAGGATGTCGGCGAGCCGACGCTCGACAGTTCCGGCCTGCCCGAGCATGCCTCGGCAGACGAGATGCGGGAATCCGCGTCGCGCGAGCGGCGCGAGAAGCTGAAGATGTTCCTGACCAACTGGCAGGGGGTCATCGGGCTGGTGCTGGTGGTGATGTTCTTTGCCAGCGCGATCTTCGCGCCTTTCTTTGCCACGCATGACCCCAACGCCTTGGATATTCCCGCAAGGCTGTCCTACCCGACGCTGGATCACTTCGCGGGGACCGATCAGCTGGGCCGCGATACCTATTCGCGCATCCTTTACGGGGGCCGGGTGGCGCTGAAGGTGGCGGCGATCGGCGTGTCGATCTCGCTGGTGGTGGGGCTGATTTTGGGCATGATCGCGGGGTATGGGCCGCGGTGGCTGGATAACTTCCTGTTGCTGATGTTCGACACGGTGCGGGCGTTTCCGACGATCGTTCTGGCGCTGGCCACGGTGGCGCTGACGGGGCCGAGCCTGGCGATCGTGCTGACCATCGTGATCGTGACGTCGATTCCGCAATATGCCCGCGTGGCAAGGACGGCGACGATGACGCTACGCAATACCGATTTCATCATGGCGGAGCGGTCGCTCGGCGCCTCGACGGGGCGGATCCTGATGCATCACATCATGCCGAACGTGGTTGGGCCGCTGCTGATTTTGGCGGCGATGGACGTGCCGGTGGTGGTGACGGTGGAGGCGGGGCTGAGCTTTATCGGGCTGGGCGTGCTGCCGCCCACGGCGAGCTGGGGGACGATCCTGAACGAAGGGTATCTCGTGATCCGCGACACGCCGTGGATGGTGGTGGCGGGGGGCATTCCGCTGATCCTGACGACGCTGGGTTTCACCTTCCTGGGCGAGGCGCTGCGCGACGTCTTCGACCCCCGCATGGGCAAAGGACGCTGA